The Lujinxingia vulgaris genome segment ACAACCGGGCCGCCGAGGTCGCCGAGAAGTACGGCGTACAGATCCTCACCCACAGCATCATCTACGACGCCATCGAGCAGGTGCGCGGCATTCTCGAAGGGCTCCTCTCTCCGATCGTTCAGGAGAAGGTCCTGGGTCACGCCGAGGTCCGCGAGACCTTCAGCGCGCCGAAGATCGGTACGATCGCCGGTGTGTACGTCACCGACGGGATCGTCCGCCGCAACGCCAGGGCTCGCCTGCTCCGCGGCGAACGGGTCATTTACGAGTCGACGGTCGGTTCGCTGCGTCGCTTCAAGGATGACGCCAAAGAGGTCAAGACGGGCTTTGAATGCGGTCTGAGCATTGAAAACTACAACGACATCAAAGTTGGTGACGTTGTGGAAGTCTTCGAACTCGAAGAGGTCAAGGCGACCTTCGATTGAGGTAGGCACGTCACCTCAGTTACGGGTAGCCGGAGAACACCATGAAACAAAAACGCAGCTACAAACGCACCGAACGGGTCGGGCAGCAGCTCCACGAAGTTATCGCGGGGCTGCTGCTCACCGACGCCGACGACCCGCGCCTTCAGCTGGTGCAGGTCACGGCGGTGGAGATGAGCCCGGATCTTCGGTACGCGAAGGTTTACTTCATCATGCTCGACGGTGAAGAGCCCGAGGACGGCGTAGAGCCGGCCCTGGAGCGCTTCGCCGGTTTCGCCCAGCGCTCCATTGGCGAGCAGCTTCGCCTGCAGTTTGTGCCTCGCCTTACCTTCAAGTTCGACGAGGCGGTGATGCGCGGGCGCGCAATGGATGAACTCCTCTCAAAGCTCCCCAGGGGCACTGAGACGTGAGCTAAATGAATGCATGCCCGCGATGTGCGCGGCGCCTGAATGGAGATTGTGGTCATGAGTGCGGAGACACACCATCCGTCGGGCGCTGCCACAGCGCCGGTTGTTATTCCGACGAGCCCTGAGCTCGAAGCGCAGATCGACGCGTTTGCAGAGCTCCTCGACAATCACCAGCGCTTTCTGGTGGTTGCGCATGCCTACCCCGATGGTGATGCGGTGGGCTCTACACTGGCGATGGGGCTGCTTCTGGAGCAGCTCGGAAAAGACGTCACCTTCTTCAACGTCGATCCGGTCCCCTACAACTTCCGCTTTCTTCCCGGCGCCGATCGTTGGATCACCGACGCTCCCTCGGAGCAGCCGGAGGTCACGGTGATGCTGGACTGCGCCGAGCCCGGTCGCCTGGGTGAGGGGTTCCCTCAGGGCGCGTGGGGCACAACGATCGCGGTGGTCGATCACCACAAAACCTGGGATCCGAACTTCGCCACCACGTATGTGCGTGACGTGAGCGCGGCGTCGACCGGCGAGTTGATCTATCGGCTGGTGCGCCGCTACGGGCAGTTGAGCTCGGAGATCGCGCAGAACCTCTACTGCTGCATGATGACCGACACCGGCAGCTTCCGGTACTCCAACACCAGCCAGACCGCGTTTCGCGTGGCCGGTGAGCTGGTTGAGGCCGGCGCCGATCCCTGGCATATGACCAGCCATATCTACGAAGATCAGCCGCGCGAGCGTCTGGAGCTTCTCTGCCGGGTGTTGGCCACGCTCAATGTCTCGGAGTGTGGTCGACTCGCGTTTTTGCGTGTCGAAGATGCGATGCTCGAAGGGCTGAACTCCGACGAAGACCTCACCGACGGGTTTATCAACTACGCCCGCTCGATTCGCGGCGTGGAAGTGGCCACCCAACTTCGGGAGGCCGAGGACGACACCTGGCGAGTCTCGTTCCGCTCGCGCGGCAAGGTCGATGTCTCCGCGCTGGCCGAGAAGTTCGGTGGCGGTGGGCATCATAACGCCGCCGGATGCCGCATCAGCGGCACCCCTGGCGAGGTCGAGAGTCGCCTCGTCGCCGCGCTCGTCGAGATGCTCGACCAGCCCGAGTCCCCTTAATACCCTTGTGCCTCGCCAGCGGCGATCCACGTGGAGTTGTACGCATGCAAAGCCAGGACGGCTTGATCCTGATCGACAAAGACGCCGGCATGACGAGCTTCGACGTGGTGCGTCGGGTGCGCAGGTTGGCAGGCACCCGCAAGGTCGGCCACACCGGCACGCTCGACCCGGACGCCACCGGGCTGATGGGCGTCGTGCTCGGGCGCTGCACCAAACTCGCCAACTTCCTGACCCTCGACGAGAAGGTTTACGCCTTTGAGATGGTGCTCGGGAGCGCCACTGACACCGAAGATGCCTCTGGCGAGGTGATCGAGGTGGCCGGCTGGGAGCATGTGACGCGCGAGGCCTTCGAAGAGGCGATGGCCGGTTTTCTGGGAACCATCCAGCAGGTCCCGCCCATCTACTCGGCGCTTAAAGTCGACGGGAAGCGGGCCCACGCTCTGGCGCGTGCCGGCGAGGAGGTTCACCTTGAGGCGCGCCCGATCGAGATCTTTGAACTGGAGCTCATGAGCTTTGAGCCGCCGCACGTTTCGATGCGGGTTCGATGCGGCTCGGGGACCTACGTGCGAGCGCTGGTGCGCGACCTTGGAAAAGCGGTGGGCAGCGTCGCCCATACCCGCAGCATCCGTCGCATCTCGGTTGGCGAGTTCGATCTTGAGCAGGCCTATCGCCTGGACGAACTCAGCGAGGAGAACTTCTGGGAGAAGGTGCTCTCGCCGGCGCGTATGGTCGGGAGCCTGGACCAGGTTCACATCGATGACGAGCAGCGCCGCGCGGTGGGGTTCGGGCAGACCATCCTGGTGGCACCTGAACTTCCGATGGATGCGCCCATCGCGGTGATTGATGCCAACGACGAGCTCGTCGCGATCATGGCTCGCAAAGAGAGTCACGACCCGCAGGGAAGTCGCCTGGCACCGCGGCGTGTGCTGATTTAGGCCCCTCCTGGAACCCGGCGTGTGCCCCATCCTCGGCGGGTTCGTGCTTTTGTAGTGAGGTGTGTGAGGTGGACCCGATCATTGCGATCTATGGTGCGAGCGGTTTTGTGGGCCGCATGCTCTCCCGAGCGCTCTGTGAGGGCGGACGTTCGCTGCGTCTGATCGGTCGCGACCTCGGGCGCCTCGAAGAACTCGAGGAGGAGCTGCGCGCCGACGGGTTTACAGCGCTCTCGGTGCGACAGGCGCGCCTCAGCGATGAGGCCGGTCTTCGTGGAGCGCTGCGGGGCTGCACCGCGCTGGTGAACTGTGCCGGGCCTCTGGGCAATAAGACCCGGGCGCTGGTCCAGGCTGCCCTCGATGAGGGCGTGCACATCTTCGATATGGCCGGGGAGCAATCTCAGGTTCACTGGATGTGGGACCACATCGATCGGCCGGCGCGGGAGTGCGGGCTTGTGGTGATGCCGGCCTGCGCCATCGAATACGCGCTGGGAGATTTCGCCGCCGAGATCGCGCTTGTGAAGGCGGCCTCTCGCATCGTGATCTGCTACGCGGTGCGTGAGATCAAACTCAGCCAGGGGGCGCGAAAGACCTTTGTGCATGCGCTTGGCGAGGGGGGCTATAGTTTTGTGGATGGCAAGCTGGAGCAACATCGCGCGGCACATCGCCTTTTTGATGTTCCCTTTCCCGGGGGGCATCACCGAAAGGGCGTGTGGATTCCCGGTGCCGAGGCGATCCTTGTGCCGCCGCGCGGTGGTGTCTCACGCGTGGAGAGCTGCGTGGTCACGGGGGAGGCCGTGGTGCGGATCCTCGCGACCCTCTCCGGCGTGTTGCCCTCGGTCGTTCGGGCGTTGAGGCCCGTCGCCGACCGCATCGTCGAGCAGGGCGATGAGAGCGACCCGTCGGTGGGCGAATATCTGGTCATTGCTTTCGACCCCAAAAGCTCCGAACCCTATGCGATGTTGACCGGCGAAGATGTGTATGCGACGAGCGTGCGCATCGCGGCCGAGTGTGTCAGCCGTACGGTGGATGAGGGGCCTGTGAAGGTCGGGGTGACCTCACCAGCGGCGGTGTTCGACGTGAACACGTTTCTCGCTGCTGTGGGTGTGCGGCGCCTGCTCTGAGCGAAGCGATCGACCTCGAAACGACATCTGTGTTTCAAAAAATCGATGGTGATAAAGGAAGTTATGGAAACTCGTATTGCTCGAGAGTTGGGAGTTCGCGAAGATCAGGTGCGAGGTACGCTCGCGCTGCTTGATGAAGGCAACACCGTCCCCTTTATCGCGCGTTACCGCAAAGAGCGCACCGGGGGGCTCGATGAGGTTCAGATCCGCGATGTGGCGCGCCTCAGTGAGCAGATCCGGCAGACCGAAGATCGTCGTGCGACGATCCTCGCGTCGATCGAAGAGCAGGGCGCGTTGACCTCCCAGCTCCGATCCGCCTTGCTCGCCGCCTCTACACTCTCGGAGCTCGAAGACCTCTACGCCCCCTACCGACCCAAACGCCAGACCCGCGCCACCCGCGCCCTGGAAGCCGGTCTGGGCCCGGTGGCCGAAGCCATCGAGCGCGGAGAAGATCCGTCGCGACTCGCGTCGAAGTTCCGCTGTGAAGACTTTGCCACCGACGACGACGTCATCGCCGGTGCCCGCGATATTCTCGCGGAGGCGATGGCCGATGATGCCACCGTCCGCTCCTATGTGCGCGACGCCATGCGCCGTTCGGGCAAGCTGATGAGCAAGCGTCGCCGCGGCGGTGAAGAGGACCCGAAGTACAAGATGTACTTTGAGTTCTCCACGCCGGTCGAGAAGATGCGGCCGCACCAGGTGCTGGCGATTCGACGCGGCGAGAAGGAGAAGGTCTTGAGCGCCGGGGTTGAGGTGCCCGAGGAGCGGCTTGTGGATTGGATCATCGGCCATCGCGTTAAGGTGGGTGGGGTGGCCCGCAAACACTACAGCGAGGCGATTCGTGACGGGTTCGGTCGTCTGCTGCACCCCTCGCTGGAGCGCGATGTGCGTGGCGATCTTGAGGAGCAGGCCGATAAACACGCCATTGGCGTCTTTGCGCTGAACCTGAAGAACCTGCTCTTGCAGCCGCCCCTGGCCGGCCGCGTGGTCCTGGGCGTCGATCCCGGGCTGCGCACCGGCTGCAAACTCGCTGTGGTCGACGCCACCGGGCGCCTGATCGACACCGGGCACATGTACGTGCACGACGGACGCAAACGCGATGTGCCCGACATCGTGGCGGCGATGGTGCACAAGCACGGCGTGCAGGTTGTGGCCATCGGCAACGGGACCGGAAGTCGGGAGACCGAGGAACTCGTCGCCCAGGGCCTGCGCGGCAAGCAGGGCGTGCATTACGCCATCGTCGATGAGGCCGGCGCCAGCGTCTACAGCGCCTCGGACGTGGCGCGCGCGGAGTTCCCGGACCTGGATGTGAGCGTGCGTGGGGCAGTGTCCATCGCGCGCCGTATTCAGGATCCCCTGGCCGAGCTTGTGAAGATCGATCCGAAGAGCATCGGCGTGGGCATGTACCAGCATGACGTCAACCAGAACGCGCTCAGCCAGGAGCTCGACGCCGTGGTCGAAGATGTGGTC includes the following:
- the truB gene encoding tRNA pseudouridine(55) synthase TruB, giving the protein MQSQDGLILIDKDAGMTSFDVVRRVRRLAGTRKVGHTGTLDPDATGLMGVVLGRCTKLANFLTLDEKVYAFEMVLGSATDTEDASGEVIEVAGWEHVTREAFEEAMAGFLGTIQQVPPIYSALKVDGKRAHALARAGEEVHLEARPIEIFELELMSFEPPHVSMRVRCGSGTYVRALVRDLGKAVGSVAHTRSIRRISVGEFDLEQAYRLDELSEENFWEKVLSPARMVGSLDQVHIDDEQRRAVGFGQTILVAPELPMDAPIAVIDANDELVAIMARKESHDPQGSRLAPRRVLI
- a CDS encoding Tex family protein; the encoded protein is METRIARELGVREDQVRGTLALLDEGNTVPFIARYRKERTGGLDEVQIRDVARLSEQIRQTEDRRATILASIEEQGALTSQLRSALLAASTLSELEDLYAPYRPKRQTRATRALEAGLGPVAEAIERGEDPSRLASKFRCEDFATDDDVIAGARDILAEAMADDATVRSYVRDAMRRSGKLMSKRRRGGEEDPKYKMYFEFSTPVEKMRPHQVLAIRRGEKEKVLSAGVEVPEERLVDWIIGHRVKVGGVARKHYSEAIRDGFGRLLHPSLERDVRGDLEEQADKHAIGVFALNLKNLLLQPPLAGRVVLGVDPGLRTGCKLAVVDATGRLIDTGHMYVHDGRKRDVPDIVAAMVHKHGVQVVAIGNGTGSRETEELVAQGLRGKQGVHYAIVDEAGASVYSASDVARAEFPDLDVSVRGAVSIARRIQDPLAELVKIDPKSIGVGMYQHDVNQNALSQELDAVVEDVVNAVGVDLNSASQPLLARVAGIGPTLSKRIVAHRDANGPFASRAAVKDVRGLGSKTYEQCAGFLRIRDGKEPLDNTGIHPESYPLARDILKRAGKALGDAGLKSALDALERSGELRAIAEKHGAGAMTLQDVLNALVQPGRDPRDELDPPKLRSDVLNVNDLREGMVLEGTVRNVVDFGAFVDIGVKQDGLVHVSEMADRYIKNPYDVVGVGDRVRVAIVSIDKDRGRIGLSMKQAAR
- a CDS encoding saccharopine dehydrogenase NADP-binding domain-containing protein gives rise to the protein MDPIIAIYGASGFVGRMLSRALCEGGRSLRLIGRDLGRLEELEEELRADGFTALSVRQARLSDEAGLRGALRGCTALVNCAGPLGNKTRALVQAALDEGVHIFDMAGEQSQVHWMWDHIDRPARECGLVVMPACAIEYALGDFAAEIALVKAASRIVICYAVREIKLSQGARKTFVHALGEGGYSFVDGKLEQHRAAHRLFDVPFPGGHHRKGVWIPGAEAILVPPRGGVSRVESCVVTGEAVVRILATLSGVLPSVVRALRPVADRIVEQGDESDPSVGEYLVIAFDPKSSEPYAMLTGEDVYATSVRIAAECVSRTVDEGPVKVGVTSPAAVFDVNTFLAAVGVRRLL
- the rbfA gene encoding 30S ribosome-binding factor RbfA — its product is MKQKRSYKRTERVGQQLHEVIAGLLLTDADDPRLQLVQVTAVEMSPDLRYAKVYFIMLDGEEPEDGVEPALERFAGFAQRSIGEQLRLQFVPRLTFKFDEAVMRGRAMDELLSKLPRGTET
- a CDS encoding DHH family phosphoesterase, giving the protein MSAETHHPSGAATAPVVIPTSPELEAQIDAFAELLDNHQRFLVVAHAYPDGDAVGSTLAMGLLLEQLGKDVTFFNVDPVPYNFRFLPGADRWITDAPSEQPEVTVMLDCAEPGRLGEGFPQGAWGTTIAVVDHHKTWDPNFATTYVRDVSAASTGELIYRLVRRYGQLSSEIAQNLYCCMMTDTGSFRYSNTSQTAFRVAGELVEAGADPWHMTSHIYEDQPRERLELLCRVLATLNVSECGRLAFLRVEDAMLEGLNSDEDLTDGFINYARSIRGVEVATQLREAEDDTWRVSFRSRGKVDVSALAEKFGGGGHHNAAGCRISGTPGEVESRLVAALVEMLDQPESP